A segment of the Lolium perenne isolate Kyuss_39 chromosome 3, Kyuss_2.0, whole genome shotgun sequence genome:
AAGGAATTGGATTTATATCACCCGCGCTGGAATTCCAGGGAAATACAGATTGCTGAAGAGAGATATCACCGTTTTTGCAAAGTTTCTGCTCTTAACGCTCAGCTACCTCAGTGGACTCCTGTTTTTGCCCCCCTGCGCAGTATTTCTAACATAGCTACCTCTAAAGCTGTCCTTCAGATTGTTCGTGCTGTTCTCTTTTACGCTGTTCACACTGACGCATTGTCGGCATCACGCGCCCCTGACAATGTTCTTGTGATGGGTTTACACCTGCTTTCGTTGGCACTTGACATATGCGAATCAGAGAGTCAAATGTATGCGGACCAACATGGGATGGACATAGTGCAGCATGATGCTGAATCATGGGTTGTTCTGTCATCCTACgcagatgaggcttttcctatatTGATCTACTCTACTGAACCAGTCTCTACTGAGTCTGACAAAGGAAAGAATGAGAGCTTGCTAACCTTGCTTGTTTCACTAATGCGCAAGTACAAGGAAGAGAATGACAGCACCTTTTCTGGATCCAAGTACTGCAATATTCCATCTCTAGTAGAGAGTTTGTTGAAGAGATTTGCCAAGTTAAGTAAGCAGTGCACGTCTGTATTAAGACAAATGGCACCACAAGTACTTCCATCTATTCCGGATCATGCTAGCACCAAACCAAGTTTAGGGTCTTCAGAATCGATGGACAAGAAGGCAAAAGCGCGCCAACGCCAAGCTGCAATCATGGTAGGAGCTTAACTATACAAGTTCACTAGCCTAATTATATTCTGAAGGCATTTTAAATTTCAGCTTTAGTTAATATAAGGTGTGCAATCATGGTAGGAGCTTAACTATACAAGTTCACTAGCCTAATTATATTCTGAAGGGATTTTAAATTTCAGCTTTAGTTAATATAAGGTGTTTGTTTGGATGCACTTACAAAACCTGGTGAGCATATATGTTTCCTTTATGTTACGAAAGCTAGGTGTATAGTTTCCTTGATTAGCTGTTCATGTATGTAGCTTTGTTAATTTGTCGACAGTTCGCCGTCAGACGTTGCTTTTTTTGATTTTGAACTTTTCTCATTTTGTTATTGTTAGTTTCTTACCTGAATCTGTATGTCTTAGGCGAGAATGAGAGCAGAGCAGTCAAAGTTTGCTGAAAGTATGAAGTCATCCGGAACTGAAGCGCATTCTGTTCCAACATTTGAGCCAGATGCATCCAGTTCAACTGCCGTTGCCTCTGAGGAGTCACGACCAGTTTGCTCTCTATGCCGTGATTCAGATTCGAAAAGTCCACTCTGCTATTTGATTCTTCTTCAGGTAATTAACCTTGACTTGACAATGGCTTGCTTTATCCAATGATATAGGTACATGAATTGGTGATTCTCTTATCAGTTGTAGTTTGAAAACATAAAGTACTTTTCTCCGCCCCATCTTTAAGCATGGCAATAGGACCAGCCACAAATTTAGTATTATCTCAGATGTTGATTCTTATTTGTTTATAATCCAGAAATCTCGACTTGCAACTTTTGTTGAGATGGGTAATCCATCTTGGGATAATTTGAGTCAAGCAAACAAGACATCTGGGTCCATCAGACGGGAAAAATCAACTGATTCCTCCGGCACTGGGTCTTCTAGTTCGGAGGAACTTGTCATGGATGAAACGGTCGAAGTTGTATCCACTGATTTAGACAACATGGAAGTTGAGGCATTAGTTGATTTCTCAAATGAGCAACATCCACTGATCAGATATATATCATGTTTTCCAAGTGGACATAGTAGCGGCAATGCAGATGACAACATCTCTCTTGAGACAATTGAGGCTGATGTGTACAAGTCTATTGTAAATGATCTGGTTGGTATTCAAGATGGTGAAGAGACTTTGCCTACATCGAAGCTTGTAGCTGGCTCCAAGAAAAACACAAGTCCGAGAAGTTCTGTGCTGGGAACGTATGTTACTTGTCTTTCAACAAAATACCGTCTGTCTTCTCTCCCTGACGGGGCCTCCAGATCATCTGCCTCAGCAACAATAAGAAACAGATTTGGTCCCGTTGATTGTGATGGCATCCACATCTCTTCTTGTGGACATGCTGTACATCAAGAATGTCATGACCGATATTTATTTTCCTTGAAACAACGGTATGCTGCATGGTTGCCACTCACCTTGAATTTGTTCTTATACAGTTTAAATAGGAAATGCAATTTTGAGCGGTTTTCTGTTTGAATTGAAATCCTGCAGTCATCAGTACAAATATAATGAGCACAAGTATGTTTGATCTAATCAATTCAGACCTGTCTTGTAAGCATTAACACACTAATCACCCTCACTTTAAAGACTATTTATCCTCCTTAGTGCATAAATACTCATAATTTCACCAAATAATTACCTCTTACATCCCCTCGGATTTGTAAATCCCATCCTGTTTCTTCATGTTCCATTTATACACCTTGTAGTTTCGGGGGCCTGCATTAATCAGTGTCTTACTTCCTCCATACCCAGCTTATTACTTCGAGAAAATACTCTCATTCCCTTCGAGAAAATACTTTGACCATTAATTTGTcaacaaaatatgagatatatgacacaaaaattataccattggaaacttcttttgaatatgaatccaatgatataatttttgtggcaTGTATATAATATTTTGTCGACCAAACTAATGATCAAAGTTTTTTCTTGAAGTGCTTATTACCCTAATAAACAGGTATGGAGGGAGTATGTTTTATGATAGCTTCTCGTACTTCTGTTTATTGAACCTACAATCTGATTGcacaaactttacttttatgtttcTTTATAGATATATCAGGAGACTTGGTTTTGAAGGAGGCCATATTGTCGATCCTGATCGGGTATGTTCTATTTAATTATTTATGCATTGACAATTTTGTCGTCTTCTGTTAATTCTGTACTTACACCTTGCTTTGTACAGGGAGAGTTGCTGTGTCCAGTGTGTCGCCGATTTGCAAATTCCATTCTTCCAGCATCACCGGATTTCTCTAGTATAACAAGGAAGGTGATGCCAGCTGTCCAAACCATGCCACATGAAGCTGCTGCAACTACATCAGATGTGACCATAAATTACTTACAGTTCCCTCGTGCATTGGCTCTCCTTGAGAGTGCTAGAAAAATTGTTGGACAAAGCTCATTTCTAAAAGCTTTTCCTGGGAATGTTAATGACACTATTGAGCCAGCTTTAGATCCTTCCCTTCGAAGACTTACTATGCTTTACTATCCTCGCAGCAAAAGCAGTTTTTCACAATCTGAAAGGCTAAGCCCATCCCTGTTTCTCTGGGAAACACTTCGGTACTCTGTTGTTTCTACAGAGATTGCTTCTCGTGGTAGAATGTCAAgctattccgctcaatctccatcTTGCTTAGAATCTCTGCGCAGCGAATTGAATTCATCGAGTGGATTCATATTGTCCCTATTGTTCCGTGTTTCTCACTCGGCACGTGTTCTTAATCGCCGTGAGGTTCTTCTGAGATATGAAGGCATCCAACTGTTAGCAGGGTCTATTTGCTCTGGTATTTCTGGCGATAAAGATCTTCTAGATGCTACAAAGAGAAAAGGTATATAGGCATCGCACTACTCCCtctatccaaattaattgactcaacttcatcaaaatacggatgtatctagacgtgtttgttgactagatacatttgtatctcaacaaagttgagtcaattaatatgagggAGTACCTTTGTTTCAAtgaataaggcacatgtgcattccGAGATGAACTTTGACCGaacaaattgagcaacaaaatcttgattatattgtaCGCAATTAGTATTGTTGGACTCATATTGAAAatacactttctaatgatgctagttTTATACCAATAATCTTAGTAATTTTTGGTCAAACAATAAACCTGAAAAACAAGGGCGCCTTATTCATTTGAATGGATGGAGTAATGGTTATAAAGAAGATGAAATTGTCAACTTATATCATACACTTAACTTTGGGTCATTAATCTTGTTTACTGGAAACTCAAATAACTATATATCTTGCATGTCATCCTCGTTCTCACATTTCTGTTTTTGACAGGAACTTTGCTACCTGTGGTTGACCGAGAAAGTGAGGGTGAAATATTTCCTGATATTCAATTTTGGAAGCAATGTGCTGATCCAGTCCTTGCTCAAGATCCATTTTCTTCATTGATGTCAGCACTTTTCTGTCTGCCTGTTCAAGTTGTAGCATCCACAGAATTTTTCGTCCCTGTTGTGCATCTATTCTATATTGTTTGTGTCATTCAGGTATGCTGATTTTACATTCCCACAGTGTACACATGTCTGTTAAGGTGTATTCGTTTGTAACATATACATTGTGCTGCAGGCACTAATAACGTGTTACGGAGAAGAATCTTTTGACCGATCAAGCTTCCGCGACTGCCTTCTTAATGATGTTTGCCAGGAGATGTCAGGATATGATGTTGCTAGAGAATATTTTGTATCCAAGTACATCGATCCCTCTTGTAATCCAAAAGATGTTGTACGGAGATTAACACATCCTTATCTTCGGAGGTGTGCGTTGCTTTGGGAGCTGCTAAAATCGTCTTCCTCAGCACCCTTATATGACAGTTCGAACATTTGGGAAGGGTCACATCTTTACTCAGATAGTAGCTCAGCAGAAGGCAATTCTTCACTGTCAGTGGAGCTGGATGAAGTACGAGAACTGGAAGACCTATTTCAGATTCAGCCACTGGACCTGATAGTCAAAGATGAGTGTGTACATATGCTTGCCTTAAGATGGTCTCAACATTTCTATGAAGATTACAGATCTCGTAAATACAGAGGCACACTCTTTTCTACCCCTGCAGTCCCATTTAGGCTGATGCAGTTACCGGCTGTTTACCAAGTTCTCCTAGAAAGGTTTGACTCTTCTAAGTTGGAGTTCCttttttttgtgtgtgcatgGGTTCAGTTACTTAGGAAATATATTTTTGTTTGAAACCTAACGACTTGCTTTTTTCATCCACTAGATATGTCAAGATGCAGTGCCCTGATTGTGGTTCAGTGCCTGATGAACCGGCGCTATGTTTGCTTTGCGGCAAACTTTGTTCACCTAGTTGGAAACCATGCTGCAGGTTCAGTTTTTGTACTCCGCATTTCAGCGGTGTTTGTTCTTCTGTAATTTTTGAAATGTTAAACATGTTCCTTTTCTTCTGTTTAGGACGGGTAAATGCCTAAATCATGCATCCCAGTGCGGTGCTGGTGTTGGTATATTTCTTCTGGTGAGGGTATGTGTCAGATCATCCTCTTCATCCAATGATATTTTTGTCAACAATTTTCTGCTCTTGCTCTTGTGATTCCGAGATCGTTTTCgtcagttttgatagattctcTTTGCAGAAAACAACGATCCTGTTGCAACGATCGGCTCGTCTTGCATTTTGGCCATCTCTGTACCTCGACGCCTTCGGCGAGGAGGTATTGTCTAACTTACTAATGTACATTTTTTCAGTACTTGGGCCTTTTTTTTTCATGCCACTAAATTCATTCATCCCAGAATGTATCCACGGTGAGCCACAGGGTTAGGTAGTGCCTTGATGTCAATACCCGTTGCCAAATCAACTGTAAGAATATAGGGATGTGCTATCTGTTTGTACATTAAGAACAGTTGCGACCAATAGATGTCGTCTGTTGGCGGTGTACTAGGGTTGCATCAAAGAATCCAGCACCATCATAGAATATGTGTGGTACCATCATAGAATATTGCATCACCAGCACCATCATAGAATATGTGTGGTACCATGATACGATGTAATTGTGATTTAACCTTGTTACGTAATCGTCTACGTTGAGGATATTAGCATTGCACAGAGTAAATTATCGATTTTTTTGCTATAAATTCTGTTGAAGTGTGTGTTCCATTTGCTGTCTACAAGAAATAATGGTCTGTTTTTCGCTTATTTGGGATGGGTGCTTATGCATGCCCTTTTGGATGCAGGATCATGAAATGCACAGAGGAAAGCCCTTATACCTGAGCCAAGAAAGATATGCAGCCCTCACATATCTGGTAACCGTCCCCTTTCCTCTATATTTACCCTTTATCATCGTGGGATGTACGTCACAGATGGGGTAACATGCTCTCTTCTGATGCGATAGGTGGCATCTCATAGCCTTGACCGGACTTCAGAAGTTCTTCGGCAGACAACTATCAGCTTTTATACATCTGATTGAGTGCATTGCTGGAGAAGGCACGTACCTGTTGGATGCAGACAGGGAGACTGATGTTCAAACAACCAATGTGCCTGCGAGTGTGGTGGTTAGGGGGAGGTGGATATGGGGATTCACAAGCTCATCTATCGGCTGGCTTGCCCGACACCGGTGGTCGCTGCCATAGCTTTGTAAAAATTTAGGTGAAGTAGTGCTTTAAGTGTCAAACTGGTGTCACCAGAAATGGGCCGTGTTAATTAAAGCCACAGGAAAAGTGTTAATTGATGAAATCTTACGAGTGTTTTTCTCTCATTGGGCTGTTTCTTTTGACTTTCCGTCCATATTAACTTGGTCGTTAATGGTGGGATATGCGTTGTATTATAAAAATAGTTAAACGTTTTAACATATGGTTCATATTTGTGCAAATGGCGGAGTCACTTGACCTGACTGGAAAAGTCTTCAACATAATTGCTGGTCCGAAAGGGAAGGGACTACACTGTACAAGCAAAAGCCTAACTAACAGAGCCGGCTTCTCTAAAGTTACAAAGAGAAGCCAGAGGGTGACTTTACTTTAGAAAACACCAACACCTTTGCTCGAAACGAATTAAGAAAGTTGCAAAGAGACGAAAGGTATGAATGCACGGCCACAAATAAAATAGATCATGTCTTTCGTCTGTTCTCTACTTTCGATTCTCTTGGTGCATTACCTGAATTATGAGAAAATCAATCACTACGTCGATGTGCGGCAAGAATGTTAACCTGCACTGCAGCTCTCTGCAAGTATGTCTAGCTAGTGTAAAATCAACTTTCAGACTCGCAGTTGGTAAACGCAGCTGCCACTGCCAGAGCCCATCCGGCGTCATAGAGCCAGCAGAAGAACACGAGCGTCTCGTCGTCGATAGCGTGCCGGTCGCTAATTAGAGTTTAACTATACTAAAGTTTCTTCCCGTTTCCACTAAAATTCCGGCAGTGTTGGAAACCAAACGTTAGGAAATTTTATACTAAACCAAGTAAATTAATATCGTAACAATCTACTACCTCAGTTCCAAAATGGTGGTCTATGCTAAGGAAGCTAAAGGGTTTTTGTATTATGTCACAACCGCCTATACATCGTTTTAATTTTGTTActatcggaaattcaattcggcacatGGGACCATATGCTCCTGCCATCGGAAAAACA
Coding sequences within it:
- the LOC127340600 gene encoding E3 ubiquitin-protein ligase PRT6; this translates as MAGIHDDAADGNAAAAGRPELTPMERVQQKLIACGVPEEQLHEHQEGLLMYLEEHRGRVSEITAAILSAGTELAESRKPSSKKDDDSSSSSEGGDGTYGESMSWLQWMMFDSEPDAVLDDMEAACAEERAVCGSVWGQNDLAYRCRTCENDSTCAICVPCFQNGNHEDHDYSIMYTGGGCCDCGDATAWKREGFCSRHKGAEQIKPLPEELAGSVGPVLDELLLFWKERICLVDAPPLRSKTSCKSVAEELTDSIADMLLRFCTCSESLLSFVSQRFRECPDLLEALTRTERVLDKKVVKKLHELLLKLITEPAFKFEFAKAFIRYYPVTISEVIKGSSDSLLEEYRLIPTFSVQIFTVPPLTTRLVREHNLLGVLLESLTVLFLSCVGEDGRLQTSKWTNLYDSSIRLLEDTRYVLSHEEVSKYVAYERPDLLRSWIKLLSLVQGMDPQKRVTSIHAEDENENLSAPFMLGQYLGIIHNLLMKGAFSSPEQQESTDVTVCSTAIKGMESAENQRHAKVGRVSQGSSGCNLSMRETSLSSGLPSPAACLISQCLKAIDNWLEPGPRRKKLSSLDASSSDARNFLALLEDTLTFNKGGSSKQISEVGVKVNEGTPSDDVADYDVFGSPVQESDDAMQIDQGGMTGNVAGKGKIQESSNAPDIQLHSENAISVTLTDGSLLYAHPDSKIDEVGILNMTGWPRVVFDVSSQETSFHIPLHRLLSLLLRKAMKKCFGEDAKQEECSGVQSSEFFSQVLRGCEPYGFASVVMEHPLRVRVFCAQVRAGMWRKNGDAAILSAEWYRSVQWLEQGLESDLFLLQCCAALSSPEFFVRTIQERFGLSNYTSLELAEQNEHEPVLMQEMLIFLVQLVKERRFCGRSTADNLKRELIYKLAVGDATHSQIVKSLPRDLSSSEQLKNVLDSLAVYSNPSGMKQGKYVLRKTFWKELDLYHPRWNSREIQIAEERYHRFCKVSALNAQLPQWTPVFAPLRSISNIATSKAVLQIVRAVLFYAVHTDALSASRAPDNVLVMGLHLLSLALDICESESQMYADQHGMDIVQHDAESWVVLSSYADEAFPILIYSTEPVSTESDKGKNESLLTLLVSLMRKYKEENDSTFSGSKYCNIPSLVESLLKRFAKLSKQCTSVLRQMAPQVLPSIPDHASTKPSLGSSESMDKKAKARQRQAAIMARMRAEQSKFAESMKSSGTEAHSVPTFEPDASSSTAVASEESRPVCSLCRDSDSKSPLCYLILLQKSRLATFVEMGNPSWDNLSQANKTSGSIRREKSTDSSGTGSSSSEELVMDETVEVVSTDLDNMEVEALVDFSNEQHPLIRYISCFPSGHSSGNADDNISLETIEADVYKSIVNDLVGIQDGEETLPTSKLVAGSKKNTSPRSSVLGTYVTCLSTKYRLSSLPDGASRSSASATIRNRFGPVDCDGIHISSCGHAVHQECHDRYLFSLKQRYIRRLGFEGGHIVDPDRGELLCPVCRRFANSILPASPDFSSITRKVMPAVQTMPHEAAATTSDVTINYLQFPRALALLESARKIVGQSSFLKAFPGNVNDTIEPALDPSLRRLTMLYYPRSKSSFSQSERLSPSLFLWETLRYSVVSTEIASRGRMSSYSAQSPSCLESLRSELNSSSGFILSLLFRVSHSARVLNRREVLLRYEGIQLLAGSICSGISGDKDLLDATKRKGTLLPVVDRESEGEIFPDIQFWKQCADPVLAQDPFSSLMSALFCLPVQVVASTEFFVPVVHLFYIVCVIQALITCYGEESFDRSSFRDCLLNDVCQEMSGYDVAREYFVSKYIDPSCNPKDVVRRLTHPYLRRCALLWELLKSSSSAPLYDSSNIWEGSHLYSDSSSAEGNSSLSVELDEVRELEDLFQIQPLDLIVKDECVHMLALRWSQHFYEDYRSRKYRGTLFSTPAVPFRLMQLPAVYQVLLERYVKMQCPDCGSVPDEPALCLLCGKLCSPSWKPCCRTGKCLNHASQCGAGVGIFLLVRKTTILLQRSARLAFWPSLYLDAFGEEDHEMHRGKPLYLSQERYAALTYLVASHSLDRTSEVLRQTTISFYTSD